ttgacgagcaccttaagaacttgaaggaTGTTATCCAGCAACtatcagccgctggtctacgactTAACGCTAAGAAGTGCTCGCTTTTCCAGCGAGGAGTTaagtacctgggtcatcatgttacagcagagggcatatccaccgatgaagacaaaattcaagcagtaaaagattggccacgtcCAGGGAATCTCCACTAGTTGCGCAGCTTCCTTGGTTTATGCACATCCTACAGGCCTTTCGTcccaacttcgccagcatcgccgcaagCCTCCATAAATTAACGCAAAAAGGTACGAAGTTCCAGTGGAACAAGGAACAGAAGGAGTCATTCCATcatctaaaagaacttttatgttctgcTCCTGCCCTGGCATATCCTATTCCtggtgaaaaatttgttttggatacagatgctagcgcgttCGGAATTGGAGGTGTGTTGTCCGAACAGATAGATGGTAaagagaaggtcatcggatattttagccgaacgttgtccaagcccgaaaagaactattGCGTAACGAGAAGGGAGTTGCTTGCTGTCGTAGAAAGCGTAAAGCATTACCACAAATACTTGTATGGACAGAATTTCTTGCTAAGAACTGATcattcagctctacgatggttgcttcaattcaagaatccggaagttcagctggcacgttggatcgaaagactccaaagctatgatttcagtatcgagcatagaaaaggtggcaaacatgGCAACGCGGACGCCTTCTCACGTCGACCTTGTAATGTCGAGTGCaaacactgctcgaaagctgaacataaggaagaaATCGTAGATATTCGGCTGTTGCACGTCGAATCTGGAGCGGACTGGGcagcagaacagcgtaaagatcccattttgagcaaaattatttcggcgaaggaagaagataagaaacccagcaagaaagacattgcagccgaaagtccacttatgaaatcatactgggctcaatgggacagtCTATGTCTGGCCAATGGAACCcttcaacgtaaatgggaaagcgaagatggtaaGAGGAGCCGAAATTTAATCATCGTACCGGATTCTAAAATAAGAGATGTTTCAACGGAATTCCACAATGGACCTAGGGGAGGTCacttgggaataaccaaaacagccgagaaagggaagcaacgattctactgggttggatgccagaaatcaattgctgaatgggtggcaaattgtgagaagtgcataaaggcgaaagggccaagacgaaaaagtagaggtcttatgcaagagtataggccaggagcgccatttgaaagaatagcaatggacgtggccctttcccagtaagtgattctggaaaccgatacatatgtccttgtggtcatggattacttcagcaagtgGCCAGAAGTTTATGCCATTCCAAACCCAGAGGCGAAGACGATTGTAGACGTAGTCGacaagaactggatatgtcgctactgtgaatcggccatattccaagagatgtgtgactcccttggtatcaagaaaacaaggactacgccattgcatccacagtctgatggcatggtagaaaggtttaatcgcactctggaagaacatcttcgaaaggtggtagataacggccaacgagactgggacgagcatataccaaagtttttgctgtcgtatagatcagccatacgtgattctacgtcacgaacaccggccaaggtcctaaccggaacggaattgaagttacccggagatttgatattcggcgctacacccaaagaagtcgccatggaagaaaccagtaacgacataccaaacacatttggtaaagttcaattcatacttatcagtgattgatagtagcgtagctgacgtgtgtcccatctgtaatcaagggccgcatgacactcgtcacctttttgcttgcccagctaagcctacccgtctcactaccagatcactctggacacaccccatccatgtcgcagagttccttgatctggctaccagctgaactacacaagcatagtacaaaatggatgaaactacattaaaaactgttacaacaacaacaaaagtgaGTTGTTCTGACTCACACGTGAGAACGCATTTTCGGACTTCTGattgaaaaatgaaaacattggaTTTTTTCGGCAACACTTTTTATTTGCACTAAGAAACAATAAACCCATTTTGCCGGTTAAATTGCAGTAGAAtggaataaaaagtaaaaaacaatCCCTAAACATATTCACCAGTCggaagaaattttgattcaaattttaGACGTtttttaaaatcgtatttcgtgGAATATGCAAGTGACTTTgcttaataaaatgaaaaaaatataaaaaacagttCTTAATATGTTATTTATTTGCGTTAAAAATCTTCTAAATTTGCATGCGATAGCTGTACACTTGGTCCACACAGACAATATTTTCGTGTAAAATTTTTCAGGTCTGTGACGGTGTGTAGTCCAGAACACCTCTTAAgtagtgtgcgcgtgacacgaaattgtgtcACGTGAACAAAGTCCAAACGCACACACCTGAACAAAATCCTAAGCAATTCTCGTGAAAAtatatcgtgcgtgagaaataaaatcggttcgtgaatgtgcgtgaataaaatttctgtgaaaatcacgcccacgaaaaaaataatcaagatttaattctcaCTTGTTTGTTAACTGAAATTTATTTAGCTATCCCACTGTTCTATTTTGAATTTAGTTCCCTTTGATGAAATGATATGGCATCTCTATGCAACacgacccaataaacacaggatgagcgtttttcaaatgcaacaacttttcagtttgaaggccggtatgcacctctagcgaaattttcggtagcaaaaatttatttaagtctacaacaaaaaaacagggctgtgtacacaaattttaaaccaggtaatcgcttttaaaaattgttaatatatgttccaaatattcctcaaataaattgtttattatttacagaccttttaaaacttttacgcacacaattattgtaataaattaaatgtttcctgccaaaatatgcttttgacaaccctgttattttcattagaggtgcgtaccagcttacgaaattgaacgctaccgaaaatttcgttagcataaatagcaatgcatttcttatgggaatgaaatttttcgctagaggtgcataccggccttgagggtaaatataattttcaatataaattcaacttgacttgaaatagctcatcttcaatacatcttcaaattgtttgcgaattacttccactttgccaaaatgttgacgaaatctttgaaaaggtgttgaagataacatgagaaaactttgacaaaacactaccctaaaatgcaacgaaaaaaccatgtggttttcaatacttatttgtgcaacgaagttcgtggtcaattgcaagaaattaaaaaaatggaaaattttagacaaataaccaaatagtttataaaaataggtaagtgaaaataaacaatgaaataaacctttaaggaagtcagtaaatgtatatctctttgcagaaaactaaaattatggattctacgttctcgaaaacattaaaaagctgaccgatgaaaaaatggtggacaattaacttcaTGCTTCAAATGCtttaaatagtttataataattggtacgtcaatatgaaaaattaaatcaacagtttagagaagtcactaaatttaaatctctttgcagaaaactaaaatctttggatgctacattcttgcaaacattaagaagctgaccaatgaaaaatgagtggcttatcgacaagaaaaagtttccagaaacattacaagtgcaaccaattaaaattgttaaaaacaacaaattgttgaaatcaacaacttctggatgaaaatgtgcatcacatcgtcagtttaattcatatgctattatcagtttaaaatggatattttgtgaattccttctgctggaaatcaattctaacacgcggtccagtacgttcctaatttcaaattgcccgcaggttaataaatttcaatgctgctttatgacaccaaaaggaaggaaatcgaattatcaatgcaacagtgtttacaaataatgtttaagatatttttttttttttttgttcttatttgttgatatgtttaataagattattatttatcaattggtattgtagtgtattatgtagtgtagtgtattattatatattttattttgatgaaaatgaataaattatataaaattcatagaattttggctttgactttcaatttgaagtggggatatcattcatacaaatttaggttgaaaagtatttgcaaaaatgttaattttgaatttgactcgcatcgaaaattgtttgacaaattattgagtagcgatgcatttcaatttgaggataacacttgagatattattgctaatgtgttgaatttcactgttgagggtaatgtctgttttttgttgagaacgcgattttctcaacaatttctcaacttgaatattaccctaatcgtttgaaaaaatgtttgaaaaattgttgatatttagcatttttcaaacgtttgtgtttattggggaatgtttttcttattatctactttattttttttattctcattCTCTCTGTAACTACCATAGTGTTAAGATCGTCGTAAATGCTTTGCATACTTAATAAAACACTTTAAGAAAAACCAAATAGTTTTATCAGGTTATGGGCCCAGTgtctaaattttgaattaaatagaaGGAAATTCGGAAAAATGAGCGCTCCAGTGGTCCAGATTGAAAAATTGGATGAGGCCAACTATGATAGTTGGTCTGTGCAGATGCGAAGTGTTTTAATTCATAGTGGCTATTGGAAAATTACTAACGGTACAATAAAAAGAGAAGGAAATGAAGCTGCAATAGCCAAATGGGAGTTCGATGACGAAAAGGCCTTGGCATCTATATTTTTAAGTGTGAAACCAACGCAATTGGCATATATTAGAAATTGTGTGACATCGCATGAAGCCTGGAAGAAATTGGAAGAAGTGTACATGCCAAGAGGGCCATTGCAGAAAGTGTCTCTGTACAAAAAACTTATCAATTTAAAGATGATGGACGACGGCAATATTGTACAGCATATTAATGAGTTCTCGGAAGTGTTCGAAAAGCTTAAGGAAACTGGATAAGAAGAACTTTAAAGGGAAGTGTTTCGTGTGCGGCATAGCAGGTCATTTTGCAAACGTATGTGAGAAGAGAATCAATAAGAAGAAGACACAGGCAATGACCATGCTGGCAGTAGCAGAGAGTGCACCGTTACAAATTGAGAAATGGTATGTCGACAGCGGAGCTACGTCGCACATGTGCAGCGACCGTTAATTTTTTACAAGCTTTGAAGAGCATAATGAGAGCATTGCGTTTGCCGGAGACAAACATATAAAGGCTATAGGAAAAGGAAAGGTTTTGCTTGTGAATGGCGATTATGAGATTACTCTTGAAAATGTGCTTTACTCTCCGGAGTTAAagggaaattttatatctgtaagcAAAGCTGTTGACAGAGGCTTAACAGTTTGTTTCGACAAGCAGAGAGCGACAGTAAAGAAATCAGATGGTGATATAGTTTTGCAAGCAGTAAGAAGTGGTAATATGTTTGTTTGCGACGGCGTTAATGAGAAGGCATTTGTGCTCAACAATGATAAGGCAACTTGGCATAACCGATTTGGGCATCTTAATTTCAAGAGCTTGGATGAAATAAGGAATAAAAACATGGCAAATGGAATCAAGATGAATTCTGAAGATGATATCAATTGCAGAACGTGTATGGTGAGCAAAATTCACGTACTTCCATTTCCACATGAAACACAGAGAAAATCAAGAGAACTGTTGGAGCTAGTTCACACCGACGTATGCGGTCCGTTTAGGGTGTGCTCAATTGGAGGATCCAAATACTTTCTCATTTTCATCGACGATAAGTCCAGAAAAATCTTTGTATACTTTTTGAAGTCTAAATCGGAAGTTTTAgacaagttcaaaatttttaaaacacaagTGGAGAAACAAACAGGTTGTAAGGTGAAGGCATTGCGCTCAGACAATGGCCGTGAATATATAAATTCAGAATTCAATGCCTATTTAGAGAGCGAGGGCATTGTTCGTCAACTAACGGTTCCTCACACCCCACAACAAAATGGTGTGGCGGAACGGGCGAACCGTACACTCGTTGAGATGGCCAGGTCCATGATGGTACACGCAAATCTTCCGCCATCACTGTGGGCAGAGGCAATAAATACGGCCGTATACATTCGGAATAGGTGTCCGACTAGATGTCTTCAAAATCAAACTCCATATGAAGCGTGGAGTGGCCAAAGGCCAAATCTACATCATATGAGAACGTTTGGGGCGTGTGCGGTTGCTTTAGATAAATCTAAGAAGAGGTCAAAATTTGGCGCCAAAGGTGACCAATACATAATGGTTGGTTACTCTACAAGTGCTAAAGCTTATCGGTTGTACGAtgctagaaaaaataaaatagtggaGCACAGAGACGTactttttgatgaaaatataaGCTCAAAGAAATTTCCAAACAATGAACAAACTGATGATTCGACCAAAAATGTTGACTTGATTGTCTTTTTTAACAATGTGTTGCCAAGTCCATCAATGCATAACACTGAAAATAGTAGCACAGGCACAGCAGGTGAGATGAGTGATTTTGAAGGATTTGAAGAGTATGATACAGCCGGCGAGGACGATTCCGGTGAAGATCAGAATATTGTTGATGACACGAGACAAGTCACAGTTGAGCCAGAATTACCGAATATCGCTGTTTTAAAAGGTGAGTGCATTCCACAAACAGTAAAGGAGGCAATATCGGGAGAAGATGGTCCTTGTTGGATGGATGCGATGAGAGATGAGTACCGatccctgtgcaaaaataaTACATGGTCGTTGGTGGACCTACCAAATGGTCATAGTGACCATTTAAATGGGTATTTGCTTTGAAAAGAGATAAGGGTGGCAAGATCGAAAGATACAAGGCAAGACTTGTAGCTAAAGGCTGCAACCAACGTTACGGCATCGATTTCCATGAGACATTTTCACCAGTAGTACGCTATTCTACGATTCGGCTCTTATTGGCTTTTGCTGTAAAGGAAAAGATGTACCTTCACCAGATAGACATAAGCACAGCCTATTTGAATGGTGATCTTCAGGACGAAATTTATATGCAACAACCGCAAAGCTTCGTGAGCAAAGAGTCACCTAATAAAGTTCTACGTCTCCATAAGGCAATTTATGGGCTAAAACAGAGTGGAAGAGAGTGGAACGCTAAACTTGATGACACTTTGCGTAAGATGGATTTCACTCCGTGTGAGAACGAGAAGTGCCTTTATATATCGAAAACAGAGGACAAACTTGTTTTGGTCGCTGTTTATGTCGACGATATTATTATTGGAAGTTGCGATAAATTACAAGTCCTTCGGATCAAGGAGGAGCTGTCACAGGTGTTTGAGGTCACCGATAGAGGACCACTGAACCATTTCTTGGGTATGGAAATAGAGCGCCATGGTGAGACAGGACCTATTAAGCTTAGTCAGAGACAGTATATCCGAGAGGTATTGAGAAACCATGGTCTGGAAAATTGTAAGCCATTGTCTGTTCCACTGGagtagggatgccagattttaaagaggcaaaaagagcacattcagcttataaaaagagcacatacgaaaggaatagagcacactttttcaaataaaagaaaatcatttaatttaattgaaatataattcatttaaacaaagcaaaaaggtacataccataaacataaaataagtcACTTTCAACTCatgctaattttcttacaatactttgtaagtcattttttggtgtttttgtgaaaaacgttattgaagaagtttgtttacatttagaacagagtacaaagtgaagaagcaacatcggcaTGCTCTTCTacgactctgatatataaagtaacacactatttaattagaaaataacggctagGAAAATCTCTTAGTGCGACATTTacatattttcagtttacttttaccatttgattaatatttgttgtgatgcagAAAAAAGAGCACTTTCGCGTGCTCTTTTGGCCTGTcgtgttttaagagcacattttgtaaaaaagagcacatgtgctctttaaaagagcacgtctggcatccctacACTGGAGACCGGATTCCAAATAAGCTGTAAAGACGACAGTGAGAAAGTGGATCAGACACAATATCAATCATTAGTTGGTACCTTAATGTATCTGGCAATATCAACACGACCTGATATACTGCATTCCATATCAAAACCGGCCCAGAGAAATTCTGATCCGCGTAAGGAACACCTGACCTATCTCAAGCATATTCTCAGATACCTTGCTGGTACTATAGACCTGAAGTTACACTATGATTGCGACGAATTTAAATTACATGGATATGTAGATGGTGATTGGGCAGGAGATTTAAAAGATAGAAAATCGTACATGGGTTTTATCTTTTTCTTCGGAGATTGTCCAATATCTTGGGAGTCTAGGAAGCAAAAGTCGGTCGCATTGAGTAGCACTGAGGCCGAATATATGGCAGTCTCCGAAGCATCCAAGGAAGCGGTatatttgaaaatgcttttggcggagatgggctatattgATGATGAACCCACCACATTACACATTGACAACCAAGGCGCACAAAAGTTGGCTGAAAATCCAGTATACCACAAGCGGTCGAAACACATTGACATACACTTCCATCATATTCGAGACTTGATATATGACAAAAAGGTGAAGTTAACATACTGCCCCAGTGCCGATATGATTGCCGATGTCTTGACCAAGAACTTATCGCGCATTAAACATAATGATTTTGTTACTTCAATGAATCTTAAACCCTAAGTGGACATTTCTTTGGAACATTCTTGTTGAGGAGGAGTGATGAAATGATATGGCATCTCTATGCAACACGAatgtttttcttattatctactttatttttttattctcattCTCTCTGTAACTACCATAGTGTTAAGATCGTCGTAAATGCTTTGCATACTTAATAAAACACTTTAAGAAAAACCAAATAGTTTTATCACCCTTTACTCATtcccgtttggaaaatgtcgggTGTCTcctgaatttgtcgtgagtcacgtgaattgtcgtgagttatgcgtgagtactggtttacatttcgtgaatgtgcgtgagtggctaccacacgtatcgtacgtgagtgtgcatgaatgAACCTTtgattcgtgaatgtgcgtgatgtgagtgaaatttcactaacGCTCTCACCTCTACTTTTAGGTGTGGCACCTCACAAAAGCAATATATGTGTGTACCAGAACGAGTTCTGTCGCAAGTATTCTGTTATTTGGCAATGGATTATGCGTTCAAACACTTTGGATAAATAtggtaaaattgaaattggtcTGTATTCATTATTGGCATTTGATTTTGGGTTTCGTATCACCTTCGAATTTTTCCAACCCATTGGATAATTATTGTATTGAATAGGTGTGTTATATGTCGAACAACTTTGGGTAgaacagcggtggattatcgcacctcagtagcattactgagggtttcaaagcttctctaagtggtttcactgcaatgtggaacgccgttcggactcggctatacaaaggaggtcccttgtcattgagcttaacatggaatcggcactcagtgataagagagaagttcaccactgtggtatcacaatggactgaatagtctaagtgagcctgatacatcgggctgccacctaacctaaccttgggtaGAACAAAGTTAATGTGTATGATGACAAATCCATAATTTAAATAATCCAAACGAATCCATTTCatactaagtttttatttatttaacaaataacttttatttatatcttcCACTTGAAGCTTTAAAGAAGctaaatttatgtagaaaaacatttatgggaagaaatgaaatataaattcaaagaaaacaccattcttAACCTTGGAGTTGATGTTGCATGttacaatttattaattttatctatttttctttttaaaattcactttcaatacaattagttgttataatTAATAACTATAATGATTTGGGTTTTTAGATGTTCAAatacgctgaaaaaaaaaataaattcaaattaatgcTAGTATTTCTCGATTACTTATGCCATGGTacatatgattttgaaataGCTCAGATATGTACCAacttaattttgaacaaaatgcgTATGAAATACGTCTAATCATTCGCCATCTCTATGCTTTGAAAGCGCGAATTACAAATAAGAATAAAACGCAATagcaaaaaccaagttatatatGACGGCAAAAGAAACGTTTTGAGTTTGGGTACGATTTAGATATTTTAAGTAGAGTAGTAGGTGCCAGATGTGTCGTGTACAGACCATGTAAGAAATACGTATTTACTTAGTGAAATTCATGCCAGTTGAATAAAGTGGAAGcattttttttgactttttagATTTCTTGCTTCCGGCGCTGCTAGCATTCTTCTTTTGCGATAGCGCTTGCGCCAATACATCACCCAAATTAGTCTGTATACTATTTAAAATTGATGGCCCGTCGGTTTGTCCAATTTCGCAAGTATCTACTTTAGGGCGCGGTAAATGTGGCTGAGTTTTCCACGGACTGTATTCTTCTTTACAACTTATGGCGATCGACGAATAGCTACAACTTCCTGCACTACTTGTGCTAAATGTTTTCTGACGAGATCCCTTAGAAGTAGAGGGAATATTGTCGCTTTGATCAACAGTGGGTAATGGTTCTTCAAATCCACACTGAAATATACAacataatactttggtttttgaAGTTATTGGAAATGCACTCTACTTACGGTTGGAAATTCTTGGGAAGACGTTATATTTATGTTAGCGGTACTTGATATAAGCTTGCCCATTTGACGGTCGTTTATGGCGTTAATGTGTTTTTCccgttcacgttcttctttagcTCTGCGTTGACGCTCTTTTTTGCGATGAAGGATGTCTcccttaaataatttaattatttcatcACTTACATATGGTGGAAGAAGTTCTATCTCCACCACAGAAAATTGGCATGTTAAAGGTAAATGGCCCAAACATGTGAACTTCCGGCGTTGATCTTCATCCATTGAATATTGCTCCTTTTGTAAAATACGTGCTTCAAGTATAGGAGGAGCTCCCGATAGACTACCATAAGCAGCttgtaacattttaacattcAATGGgtgtaagaaaacattttgtccatCATCAGCCTGATAAAAGTAATAATATTTCGGAAGTGATTCAGCTGCCGTTTCAATAGCATTTTGTTGTAATCCCATGTCTTCCAAGTCCATAACATTTTCTGCATTTGATAGTGCAACGTTCTTAATGTCGAAATTCGTATCTTTCACTTCAAGATTGATGCCATCATCCTTGCCTCCCATATCTCCAATTTTCTCCAATCGTTGGTTGAGCAACTCGATGGCTTGTTGTACGAATACAAATTCCGGGCAGGATTTATCCACATTGCTCAGAAGCTCATGACGTTCTCTAGATGTTATATCTATAATATCGCTACGCCTTgctaaaataaatttcgaaaataatttGTCCTCAATTGGGCTTGAGACATAGGGGTATTTGTCAGAGCTCCCTGCATTCTTCCAACGATCATATCGTTCAGTCATAAGAGAACCCTTCTTACGTCGCATTAATTGGAAAGTTATAGTTAAGCCAACATTCAAAGTTCTTTGCTGCACTATCGAAGCACTTTTTAAATCTTCAACATGAACAGCATCATAGCATATAGGGCATTTTCTCCAGTTTTTATCGCTTAGCGACAGATAATGCAGAAGACAAGGCCAGCAATATACATGACCGCAACGAGTTACCTTGGCGGCACTAGGTGGATACAAACATATTGGACACTGTGGTTCATCAGGAGTTTGTATGTTAATTTGTTCAATAAGGGACCAGTCAATTAGTGTGTCTGGAGAATCGTCAGTTTTACGGGTTGCAGAAGCCTTTATAACAAACTGAAAGCTGAAATATGAAGTTGCACAGTAAGAAACAATTTCGTAAatcatatatgtattaaaataaaattctttaattcTTTTCTATAGTATATACGTTTGTAAGTAATATCTCAGTATTAGTTCTttccattttttaattgttaatgttatattcatttaaacaattttataatcATTTAATCCTACATTCTCATTTCTAgactattattttttatatcattgtatttctattatttttgcaatatcaATTAATCAAGGCTAGAGTAGCCTGTGattctttttattattctacTTTGTATgcttttatatattataaataaataaataa
This is a stretch of genomic DNA from Haematobia irritans isolate KBUSLIRL chromosome 4, ASM5000362v1, whole genome shotgun sequence. It encodes these proteins:
- the LOC142232692 gene encoding E3 ubiquitin-protein ligase RNF10, with the protein product MDSNKKQQQNFSRSGNAKASSSGSDSNRQKPSGELQSTKNFPKTSRRRENQQGSVRGNSNNKQPSSAKLRTYVDKRPRTRGFYCNNSGFGTPFNDNASTSSSGLVPGNAMAYAPFGEGSTGHESNINFELNSVYSSGCKKQSLNHLLNFYYTPREVDYFDGAGSSGVVHSGTYGQRYGNNKKHKYNKEQFLQANFQFVIKASATRKTDDSPDTLIDWSLIEQINIQTPDEPQCPICLYPPSAAKVTRCGHVYCWPCLLHYLSLSDKNWRKCPICYDAVHVEDLKSASIVQQRTLNVGLTITFQLMRRKKGSLMTERYDRWKNAGSSDKYPYVSSPIEDKLFSKFILARRSDIIDITSRERHELLSNVDKSCPEFVFVQQAIELLNQRLEKIGDMGGKDDGINLEVKDTNFDIKNVALSNAENVMDLEDMGLQQNAIETAAESLPKYYYFYQADDGQNVFLHPLNVKMLQAAYGSLSGAPPILEARILQKEQYSMDEDQRRKFTCLGHLPLTCQFSVVEIELLPPYVSDEIIKLFKGDILHRKKERQRRAKEEREREKHINAINDRQMGKLISSTANINITSSQEFPTCGFEEPLPTVDQSDNIPSTSKGSRQKTFSTSSAGSCSYSSIAISCKEEYSPWKTQPHLPRPKVDTCEIGQTDGPSILNSIQTNLGDVLAQALSQKKNASSAGSKKSKKSKKMLPLYSTGMNFTK